CGAACTTATTAATTTCAATGTCTGCTATATCGGGAGCGCCTATACCTGATTGCAGCGCTATGAGAAGTTTGTTGTGAAGTTCATCGTAGGGGTAAACATCAGTCTTTAGTGATAGCTTTTTGTCAGAATGGTTCTTATTCCAAGTTTCAATGGCATCATCCCAAAATTGTTTATGTAACTCCTGGAATGTCCAATATGACACATTTATTGTCCCACCACTTTTTGTCTTTTGCCCATTCTGCTGTGCAGTTTTTTTACTGCATCCACCAAGGACTAGCGGTACAGTAATCAGCATAGCAAGAATGATTGAAAAAATCCTTTTTTTCAAAACAATCTCCTCCCTATTTTGATAATATTAATAAATGTTCTAGTCTCGCTCAAAAGAGTATGAACAATTATTACATTATGAAATGCTATAATTTATAGGAAATATTAATGTTGTATGACTGTTTATCTTTTCTGTGTCTCTATTTTAACTAAAAATAATTATTTTGGAATTTAAAAATTTTTACCTTTTGCTTAATTTTTTATAACTAAATAAAATATATAATATTTCTCTTTGCTCTAAGCTTTTTATTCAACAGTATTTGTTGATAAGACATATATTTTACTTATGCAATTTGTATATTTAAAATAAACTCCGCTCCAGCCCCCACACCCTCAAACCCTTATCCCTTCTCACCTTGAACCTATTTCCCTATTTCTTTCCAGATAATAAAGTCCGCTCTATTTTCTCATATTTTTATCCCATTTAATAACATGTTTTCCTTAATTCTTGTAACAATTTTTAAAATAAAGTTGGTTCTTTTTAGGGGTAAGGTGCAAGTGAAAAGGTATAAGGTTGCATTTTCCCATGTTCTTTTTCTAATCTTTTTATCAATCCTGGTATCAATATTTCTCTCAATACTATAATCAATACTCTCCTTAATCCCTTTAAAATCAATGCCTTTAGCCTTATTCCTTACTCCTTAACCCTAACATACACCTTAGCCCCTTCCCCTGTAAAAAAAGCAAACCCCGCAGCAAAACAAGATTTCTCTTGCATCTACCGCGAGGTTTTGGAACAAACTTTATTTTTATAGAGCGAAGTTTATTATTACGGAGTGGAGTTTATTTGAATTATACACATAGAACAACCTCCAATAAGTATTATTCAAAAACCAGAAAAAAAGCTCTCATTTGAGAGCTTTTGATGGGGATACCGGGTTTTGCCATAAAACCTGGCCGTACTTGATACGCTCTCCCATATATTTGATTTCCCCATGCATTCTTTGCAACGATGGATTAAATTTATTGTCAAGAATTTATCGGATTTAATTGCCGATATCCGACTCGCCAACTATTACCTCTTCAAGAGCTGCGCCCGGCGGAACCATTGGCCATACCTTAAGATCCCTGTCTATCTCGCAGTTTATAACGACGGGCCTTCCAAGACTCATAGCCTCTTTTAAAGTGCTTTCAACCTGAGATTCTTCTGTCAGGTTAAAACCAACTGCTCCAAAGGCTTCAGCCAGTTTAACAAAATCTGTGCAGCGGTCAAGAGTAGTCTGGGAATACCTGCCATCATAGAACATGTTCTGCCACTGGCGAACCATACCCAGAGCATGGTTATTCATTATAACCACAATTACAGGAACATTGTACTCAACCGCAGTTGCAAGCTCGTTCAGATTCATCCTGAAGCTCCCGTCTCCGGCTATATTGAACACTTTTTTACTCGGACGGGCAATGGACGCTCCAATAGATGCGCCAAGGCCAAAGCCCATGGTTCCAAGGCCTCCGGAGCTTATGAATAAACGAGGCTTAGTAAATTTATAATACTGGGCAGTCCATATCTGATGCTGTCCTACCTCTGTGGCAATAATTGCATTCCCATTGGTCAACTCATAAATCTTATTCAGTATGTACTGCGGCGATAAACCGTTGCCTGAATATTGGAGAGGGTATTTTTGTTTCAGGTCTTTAATAAATCTCAGCCACTGGGAACGATCCTTTGTCACGATACCTTTATTGAGTCTTTTTAAGACTTCCTTGGCATCCCCGATTATGTGGTGCTCGGCAATAACGTTTTTATTGACTTCTGCCTCGTCAATATCGATATGCAGTATCTTTGCATTGGGAGCAAACCTGTCAAGCCTGCTTATAACCCTGTCACTGAATCTGGCTCCTATGGCAATGAGCAGATCGCACTGGGTGACGGCAAGATTGGATGTCTTTGTGCCATGCATGCCAACCATTCCTGTATAAAGGTCATGGGTGGCAGGAAATGCTCCCATTCCCATAAGGCTCAATGTAACTGGAGAATTAAGCTTTTCAGCAAGTTCCAGAAGCTCCTCGGAAGCTTCGGAGGAACACACTCCTCCGCCTGCATATATAATTGGCTTTTTGCTTTCATTAATAAGCTCCAGAGCCTTTTCAACATCTTCATCCCTTATGGTTTTGGTACATTTTGCAGGCTCTTCCTTTTCTTTTGGCTCATAGTCCGTAACCTGAGCCGTTATATCCTTTGGTATGTCAATAAGGACAGGTCCCGGACGTCCTTCCTTTGCAATTTTAAATGCTTTTCTTACTATATCTGCAAGATCGTTTACATTCCTCACTACAAAATTATGTTTTGTAATGGGCATGGTAATACCGGTAATGTCAACTTCCTGAAAACTGTCCTTTCCAAGGAGGTTGGACGCAACATTGCCAGTAATTGCAACCATG
This DNA window, taken from [Clostridium] cellulosi, encodes the following:
- the ilvB gene encoding Acetolactate synthase large subunit (High confidence in function and specificity) — encoded protein: MRMTGAEILINCLLEQGVDTIFGFPGGAVLNIYDALYKYQDKIRHILTSHEQGAAHAADGYARASGKVGVCLATSGPGATNLVTGIATAYMDSIPMVAITGNVASNLLGKDSFQEVDITGITMPITKHNFVVRNVNDLADIVRKAFKIAKEGRPGPVLIDIPKDITAQVTDYEPKEKEEPAKCTKTIRDEDVEKALELINESKKPIIYAGGGVCSSEASEELLELAEKLNSPVTLSLMGMGAFPATHDLYTGMVGMHGTKTSNLAVTQCDLLIAIGARFSDRVISRLDRFAPNAKILHIDIDEAEVNKNVIAEHHIIGDAKEVLKRLNKGIVTKDRSQWLRFIKDLKQKYPLQYSGNGLSPQYILNKIYELTNGNAIIATEVGQHQIWTAQYYKFTKPRLFISSGGLGTMGFGLGASIGASIARPSKKVFNIAGDGSFRMNLNELATAVEYNVPVIVVIMNNHALGMVRQWQNMFYDGRYSQTTLDRCTDFVKLAEAFGAVGFNLTEESQVESTLKEAMSLGRPVVINCEIDRDLKVWPMVPPGAALEEVIVGESDIGN